The Algoriphagus sp. TR-M9 genome has a window encoding:
- the tsf gene encoding translation elongation factor Ts gives MAITAQEVNKLRQMTGAGMMDCKKALTEAEGDFEKAVDILRKKGQKVSASRADRETKEGVAVTKVTENGAKGTLLTLTCETDFVAKNEEFGTFANTLLDLAVENNASSIEEILALPFDDITVAEKITEMTGKIGEKIDISHYEVITADTVVPYIHSNGKLGVLVGLTNTNGTDVDEAGKDVAMQIAAMNPVALDKDGVDASVVEREIQVGKEQARAEGKPEEMLEKIATGKLNKFYKENTLLSQTFVKDSSKSISQYLDSVSKGLTVSAFKRVSIG, from the coding sequence ATGGCAATCACTGCACAAGAAGTAAACAAACTGAGACAAATGACCGGTGCCGGTATGATGGACTGTAAAAAAGCCCTTACCGAAGCTGAAGGCGATTTCGAAAAAGCTGTAGACATCCTCAGAAAAAAAGGTCAAAAAGTATCTGCTTCCAGAGCTGACCGTGAGACCAAAGAAGGTGTAGCTGTGACTAAAGTAACTGAAAATGGAGCTAAAGGCACATTGCTTACTTTGACTTGTGAAACTGACTTCGTAGCTAAAAACGAAGAGTTTGGAACTTTTGCAAACACCCTGCTTGACCTTGCAGTAGAAAATAACGCTTCATCTATCGAAGAAATCCTTGCTCTTCCTTTTGATGATATCACCGTAGCAGAAAAAATCACTGAAATGACCGGTAAAATCGGTGAGAAAATCGACATCTCTCATTACGAAGTGATCACTGCAGACACTGTAGTCCCTTACATCCACTCCAACGGAAAACTGGGTGTATTGGTAGGTTTGACTAACACCAACGGAACAGACGTAGACGAAGCCGGAAAAGACGTAGCTATGCAGATCGCAGCTATGAACCCAGTAGCACTGGACAAAGACGGTGTAGACGCTTCTGTAGTAGAAAGAGAAATCCAAGTAGGTAAAGAGCAAGCAAGAGCTGAAGGTAAGCCGGAAGAAATGCTTGAAAAAATCGCTACCGGTAAACTGAACAAATTCTACAAAGAGAATACTTTGCTTAGCCAGACTTTCGTAAAAGACAGCAGCAAATCTATCTCTCAGTACCTGGATAGCGTAAGCAAAGGCTTGACAGTTTCTGCTTTCAAAAGAGTTTCTATAGGTTAA
- a CDS encoding M16 family metallopeptidase — translation MELNIKELSNGIRIVHQEVTHTRLVHCGFILDIGSRDETKEQEGLAHFWEHMAFKGTKKRKTFHILNRLESLGGELNAYTTKEKICFYASTLKEHYAKSAELLYDITFNSVFPEKQIEKERQVILEEMAMYRDSPDDAIQDELDEMVFENHAMGRNILGTEATVGSFSQQDFFDFISSRLDTSKLIFSVVGNIPFKKALRAIEGQLTQIQPKRSLYVRSNFTSYSPKTKIQEREVTQSLCAIGRPAFSLYHPSRFKFYLLNNILGGPSMNSRLNLMLREKHGYVYSIESSYQPFSDVGFFGVYFGTEEKTLKKAQALVLKEMNRLVVKKLGTVQLHMAKEQAIGQMAMAEENYAALMLVYGKSLLDHNKIDPLESIFEQIRCTTAEELQEIAVEIFNPEELTFLTYKPN, via the coding sequence ATGGAATTAAACATTAAAGAATTAAGTAACGGCATCCGTATTGTCCATCAGGAAGTTACCCACACCAGACTAGTTCACTGCGGATTTATCCTAGATATTGGCAGCAGAGATGAGACTAAGGAGCAGGAGGGCTTGGCTCATTTTTGGGAGCACATGGCTTTCAAAGGCACCAAAAAGCGCAAAACATTCCATATTCTCAACCGCCTGGAATCGCTGGGCGGAGAGCTCAATGCCTACACGACCAAAGAAAAAATCTGCTTCTATGCCTCCACCCTTAAAGAGCATTACGCTAAATCTGCCGAACTCCTGTATGACATCACGTTCAACAGTGTGTTTCCCGAAAAGCAAATCGAAAAAGAGCGGCAGGTCATCCTGGAGGAAATGGCCATGTACCGGGATTCACCTGATGATGCCATTCAGGATGAACTCGATGAAATGGTGTTTGAAAACCATGCCATGGGCAGGAACATCCTAGGCACGGAGGCTACCGTGGGCAGCTTTTCCCAGCAGGATTTCTTTGATTTTATCTCCAGCAGACTAGACACTTCCAAGTTGATATTTTCTGTAGTCGGAAATATCCCTTTCAAAAAAGCCCTGCGTGCCATCGAAGGTCAGCTGACTCAGATACAGCCCAAAAGAAGCTTATATGTACGAAGCAATTTCACCAGCTACAGCCCTAAAACCAAAATCCAGGAGCGAGAGGTCACCCAGTCCCTTTGCGCGATAGGACGACCCGCTTTCTCCCTGTATCATCCCAGTAGATTTAAGTTTTACCTGCTCAATAACATCCTGGGTGGACCGAGCATGAACAGCAGATTGAATCTAATGCTACGTGAAAAGCATGGCTATGTCTACAGCATAGAATCCAGTTATCAGCCCTTTTCGGACGTGGGATTTTTCGGGGTGTACTTTGGCACCGAAGAAAAAACCCTCAAAAAAGCCCAGGCCCTTGTACTCAAGGAAATGAACAGGCTGGTGGTCAAAAAGCTCGGAACCGTGCAGCTGCACATGGCCAAGGAACAAGCCATAGGACAAATGGCCATGGCTGAAGAAAACTATGCGGCACTGATGCTGGTGTATGGCAAAAGCCTGCTAGATCACAATAAAATCGACCCCCTGGAAAGTATTTTCGAGCAAATCAGGTGCACCACCGCAGAAGAACTGCAGGAAATCGCTGTGGAAATTTTCAACCCGGAGGAATTGACTTTCCTCACTTACAAGCCTAATTGA
- the rpsB gene encoding 30S ribosomal protein S2 produces the protein MAKLEYKDLLDAGVHFGHLTRKWDPRMAPYIFMEKNGIHIIDLNKTLASLDEASNAIKQIVRSGKKVMFVATKKQAKDLVATEAKRLNMPYVTERWLGGMLTNFATIRKSLKKMSGLDKLMKEDAYKNLAKKERLMVSRQKDKMESVLGGIADLSRLPAALFIVDIKREHIAIAEAQKLGIPVFALVDTNSNPNEVEFPIPANDDAFKSVSLLVKAFGAAIEEGLSERKKDKEEAKLSEEEEAKKAVDAETKE, from the coding sequence ATGGCCAAATTAGAATATAAAGACTTACTAGATGCTGGTGTTCACTTCGGACACTTGACGAGAAAGTGGGATCCGAGAATGGCTCCATACATTTTCATGGAGAAAAACGGTATCCACATTATCGATCTAAACAAAACGCTTGCTAGCCTCGACGAAGCATCTAATGCTATCAAGCAAATCGTACGCTCCGGCAAGAAGGTGATGTTCGTCGCCACTAAAAAGCAAGCCAAAGACCTTGTAGCTACGGAAGCGAAAAGACTGAACATGCCTTACGTAACCGAAAGATGGTTAGGTGGGATGTTGACTAACTTCGCTACTATCCGTAAGTCCCTGAAGAAAATGTCCGGTCTGGACAAGTTGATGAAGGAAGACGCTTACAAGAACCTTGCGAAAAAAGAGAGATTGATGGTTTCCCGTCAGAAAGACAAAATGGAATCTGTACTGGGCGGTATCGCTGACCTGAGCAGACTTCCTGCAGCGCTTTTCATCGTGGACATCAAAAGAGAACACATCGCAATTGCTGAAGCACAAAAGCTTGGTATCCCTGTTTTCGCATTGGTAGATACAAACTCCAACCCTAACGAGGTGGAATTCCCTATCCCAGCCAATGACGATGCTTTCAAGTCCGTTTCTTTACTAGTTAAAGCGTTCGGCGCAGCAATCGAAGAAGGTCTTTCAGAGCGCAAGAAAGACAAAGAAGAAGCTAAACTTTCTGAAGAGGAAGAAGCTAAGAAAGCTGTGGACGCTGAAACAAAAGAATAA
- a CDS encoding aminopeptidase P family protein, whose amino-acid sequence MKYNPLPSSLYIKNREKFGYKMAESSVAVFNSNDIMPTNADGTMKFRQNNDLFYLTGIDQEETILLLAPDCPNPNMREVLFLRETNEHIAVWEGHKYTKEEAEAASGIKNIQWLSSFDQIFNTVMALSCNIYLNTNEHLRAGVLVETQDARFIKQCKERFPLHVYHRAAPIMHKLRAAKEQEEIDQLQIACDITEKGFRRILSFVKPGVTEYEIEAEYLHEFVRNRSKGFAYEPIIASGPSACVLHYLENNKACKEGELLLMDVGAEYGNYNADMTRTIPVSGRYSDRQRKVYDAVLRVQKEAAHILRIGTNIQDYHKEVGLIMQSELLGLGLIDKTAIKNQDPNWPAYKKYFMHGTSHHLGLDVHDVGTMHGPIKAGMVFTVEPGIYIPEEGFGIRLENNIVIKPEKGYFDLMRNIPIEAEEIEELMNA is encoded by the coding sequence ATGAAATACAATCCTCTACCAAGCAGTCTATACATTAAAAACCGTGAGAAATTTGGCTATAAAATGGCTGAAAGTAGCGTGGCGGTTTTCAACTCCAATGACATCATGCCTACCAATGCAGACGGGACCATGAAGTTTAGACAAAACAATGACCTGTTTTATCTCACCGGAATAGACCAAGAGGAGACCATTTTGCTTCTAGCGCCAGATTGCCCTAATCCAAACATGAGAGAAGTGCTGTTCCTTCGGGAAACCAACGAGCATATCGCGGTTTGGGAAGGTCATAAATACACGAAGGAAGAAGCAGAGGCAGCTTCAGGGATCAAAAACATCCAATGGCTTTCCAGCTTTGATCAAATCTTCAATACGGTCATGGCTTTGAGCTGCAATATCTACCTGAACACCAATGAGCATTTGCGTGCCGGAGTGCTGGTAGAGACCCAGGACGCCCGGTTTATCAAACAGTGTAAGGAGCGTTTTCCACTGCATGTGTACCATAGGGCTGCCCCCATCATGCATAAGCTCCGGGCGGCAAAGGAGCAGGAGGAGATTGATCAGTTGCAGATTGCCTGTGATATTACCGAAAAGGGTTTTCGCCGCATCTTGTCCTTTGTAAAGCCTGGTGTGACCGAGTATGAGATTGAAGCAGAGTACTTACATGAGTTTGTGCGAAATAGGAGCAAAGGCTTTGCTTATGAGCCTATCATTGCCTCTGGGCCTTCAGCATGTGTGCTCCACTATCTGGAGAACAATAAGGCGTGCAAGGAAGGTGAATTATTGCTCATGGACGTAGGGGCTGAGTACGGCAATTACAATGCTGATATGACGCGGACTATACCGGTAAGTGGGCGCTATAGCGATCGTCAAAGGAAGGTGTATGACGCTGTACTGAGGGTACAAAAAGAGGCCGCGCATATTTTGCGAATCGGTACGAATATTCAGGATTATCATAAGGAAGTCGGTCTGATCATGCAAAGTGAATTGCTAGGGTTGGGGCTGATAGACAAGACAGCTATCAAAAACCAGGATCCAAACTGGCCAGCCTATAAAAAGTACTTCATGCATGGCACTTCCCATCATCTAGGGCTGGATGTGCATGATGTAGGGACCATGCACGGGCCGATCAAGGCAGGAATGGTGTTTACCGTGGAGCCAGGTATTTATATTCCTGAGGAGGGTTTTGGGATCAGGCTGGAAAACAATATCGTGATCAAGCCGGAAAAAGGATACTTTGACCTGATGCGTAATATTCCGATTGAGGCAGAGGAGATTGAGGAATTGATGAACGCTTGA
- a CDS encoding lytic transglycosylase domain-containing protein, producing MNTNKFPYLFFILALFSGSTALAQIPQVPAELQFADLIVRINPQARREIQLDVDAQYRNPTYFKVKRDRVNLYMPIIERELQNAGVPLDLKYLVIQESGLIADAVSTSNAVGFWQFKQGTAEEVFLRVDGQVDERKNIVSSTRGAALYLKKHNNSFDNWMCALVSYQMGLGGAKAYFGTQYNGKQVVDVDRNSHWYFKKYLAHKIAFENQIGVLASNEQYLAEERVQGPTSLSSLAKKLGVTENHLKEYNMWTRNGKIPGDRVYSVVYVKEGNIPVQPAIITSTQPSKTPAKTNPGNTQDYAAYKQADSYPRIAGNTTQASQPEQITVNNLEGVQASNTTTQEAFTDRIGIRKNKFRRLNDLDKGERIEAGKYYYTEKKNGSAAVETHIVRAGETLWSIAQKYGIKLSSLKAKNRIRKDRDLKVGMVLNLQEHRKRGEDIPIVKVQSAPAPSRQVASTSATRPATPAASPTPPQSTSSNVGSTTHTVSKGDTLFALSKRYGVSVNQIKEWNNIGSQNIISIGQKLVIFQP from the coding sequence ATGAATACAAATAAATTCCCCTACCTTTTTTTCATCTTGGCCTTATTCTCCGGCAGTACTGCCTTGGCACAAATCCCCCAGGTACCCGCAGAATTACAATTCGCAGATCTCATCGTGCGCATCAACCCCCAAGCAAGGCGTGAAATCCAACTGGATGTAGATGCCCAGTACAGAAACCCTACCTATTTCAAGGTGAAAAGAGACCGGGTCAATCTCTACATGCCGATCATAGAAAGAGAGCTTCAAAATGCAGGAGTCCCCCTGGACTTGAAATATTTAGTGATTCAGGAAAGTGGCTTGATCGCAGATGCAGTCTCCACCTCCAATGCAGTGGGATTTTGGCAATTCAAACAGGGAACTGCCGAGGAGGTATTCTTGAGAGTGGATGGACAGGTAGATGAGCGAAAAAACATAGTTTCCTCCACCAGAGGGGCTGCCCTTTACCTCAAAAAACACAACAATTCATTTGACAACTGGATGTGTGCACTAGTCTCCTATCAGATGGGATTAGGCGGAGCCAAAGCTTATTTTGGCACCCAATATAATGGCAAGCAGGTGGTGGATGTGGACAGAAACTCACACTGGTATTTCAAAAAATACCTGGCCCATAAAATCGCCTTCGAAAATCAGATAGGAGTGCTAGCCAGCAATGAGCAATACCTGGCCGAAGAACGGGTGCAAGGTCCCACTTCCCTGAGTAGCCTGGCTAAGAAATTAGGGGTTACAGAAAATCACCTGAAGGAATATAACATGTGGACCAGGAATGGAAAGATCCCTGGCGACCGGGTGTATAGTGTGGTCTATGTGAAAGAAGGAAACATTCCGGTACAGCCGGCCATCATCACTTCCACGCAACCCAGCAAAACCCCGGCAAAGACAAACCCAGGCAATACCCAGGACTATGCGGCTTACAAGCAAGCGGATTCATACCCGAGAATCGCCGGAAACACGACTCAGGCCAGTCAGCCCGAACAAATCACGGTGAACAACCTGGAAGGGGTGCAAGCCAGCAACACCACCACCCAAGAGGCATTCACAGACAGAATTGGCATTCGGAAAAATAAATTCAGAAGGCTAAATGACCTGGATAAAGGTGAGCGCATCGAGGCAGGTAAGTATTACTATACTGAGAAGAAAAACGGCAGCGCCGCCGTAGAAACACATATTGTGAGAGCAGGTGAGACACTATGGAGTATTGCCCAAAAATACGGAATCAAACTTTCTTCCCTAAAAGCTAAAAACAGGATCAGAAAGGACAGAGATCTTAAAGTGGGCATGGTGCTAAACCTTCAGGAACACCGCAAGCGAGGCGAAGACATTCCTATAGTCAAAGTACAGTCCGCCCCCGCCCCTAGCCGACAAGTGGCTTCCACCTCCGCTACTCGACCCGCTACTCCTGCAGCCAGCCCTACACCTCCGCAGAGTACCTCGAGCAATGTGGGAAGCACCACGCATACCGTGAGCAAAGGGGACACGCTATTTGCACTCAGCAAAAGGTATGGAGTCTCCGTAAACCAGATCAAGGAATGGAATAACATAGGTAGCCAAAACATCATATCCATTGGTCAGAAATTGGTTATCTTTCAGCCCTAA
- a CDS encoding O-methyltransferase, giving the protein MEFIDPSLLAYCEAHSSEEDALLKKITRETQAKVLMPRMISGHLQGKMLELFVKMLNPKTVLEIGTYTGYSGICMARGLSKDGKLITLDINDELETMVRGFFEESGLSGQIDYRLGNALELIPELTGPFDLVFIDADKKNYANYYDLVIDKVSTGGIILADNVLWSGKILVDEGQKIDKDTQAILDFNTMIQQDPRVENALLPIRDGVMMARKI; this is encoded by the coding sequence ATGGAATTTATAGATCCCTCCCTCCTTGCCTATTGCGAAGCGCACAGCAGTGAAGAAGATGCCTTACTGAAGAAAATCACGCGGGAAACACAGGCAAAAGTCCTCATGCCAAGGATGATCTCGGGTCACCTTCAGGGAAAAATGCTGGAGCTTTTTGTCAAAATGCTCAATCCTAAAACAGTCTTGGAAATCGGCACCTATACGGGTTACTCAGGTATCTGTATGGCAAGAGGACTGTCAAAAGACGGCAAACTCATCACCCTGGACATCAATGACGAGCTGGAGACCATGGTCCGTGGGTTTTTTGAGGAAAGCGGCCTTTCCGGGCAGATCGACTATAGGCTGGGCAATGCCCTGGAACTCATCCCGGAACTAACAGGTCCATTCGACTTGGTATTTATAGATGCAGACAAAAAAAACTACGCCAACTATTACGATCTGGTCATAGACAAGGTGAGCACTGGAGGCATTATACTCGCTGACAATGTGCTCTGGTCCGGAAAAATACTGGTAGATGAAGGTCAAAAAATTGACAAGGATACTCAGGCGATTTTGGATTTCAATACCATGATTCAACAAGACCCCAGAGTGGAAAATGCCCTGCTGCCCATACGGGATGGAGTCATGATGGCAAGAAAAATATAA